Below is a genomic region from Rhabdothermincola sediminis.
ACGGGCGCGGTGGTGCGCGGCATCGTCGAGGGATCACCCGCGGCGGGCGCGCTGCAGGTGGGCGACGTGATCGTCGCCGCTGGTGATCAGCCGATCACCCTGTCGAGTGACCTGGCTCGCGTCACCCGCAGCATGAAGCCGGGCGAGCCGCTGGGTCTGCTGGTCCAACGGGGCGGGGAAGGTGACGCCCAGGCACTGAGCCTCGTGCTCGCGCCGCGACCGGAGGAGCCCGACAAGGGGTTCCTCGGGGTGAGCACCACGACCCGTGATCTGTCCTTCCAGTTCCCCTTCAGCGTCCAGATCGATTCGGGCTCGGTGGGTGGTCCCTCCGCGGGACTGGCGTTCACCCTGGGCATCATCGACGTGCTCACCCCGGGCAGCCTCACCGCCGGCAAGCGGGTCGCGGTCACGGGCACGATCGACCCCAACGGCTTCGTCGGCCCGGTGGGCGGGGTCGAGCAGAAGACCGTCGCGGTCCGCCGTTCGGGAGCGGAGCTGTTCCTGGTGCCGACCAGCGAGGTCGACCTGGCGCGGAAGTACGCGGGAGACGTGCGGGTCGAGGGCGTGGACACGCTGGATCAGGCGCTGCGGGTGCTCGCGAGCGTCGGCGGCGACGTGCACGGCCTCGCCCAGGGCTCCTCCTCTCCGGGGCGCTGAGTACGATCGGCGCGGTGCCGCCCGACGTCAGCCCGATCGATCCCGACGCGATCCTGCGCCAACCGTTCACCTCGGTGAAGCGGGGCTACGACCCCTTGGAGGTGCAGACCTTCCTCATGGCCCTGGCGGGGGAGCTGCGGGCGGCACGGGATCGCAGCCGTGAGCTGGAGCGCGCGGTC
It encodes:
- a CDS encoding YlbL family protein; amino-acid sequence: MGAPRPRRARVVRIWIAVGVVVSMLVAGTVAAAFVQVPYYLISPGAARATEPLISVDGATTYPSDGSIDFTTVSLRRASALEALMGWLDPTVDVVDEEQILGGQTEQENREATQQEMSDSKQVASAVALEALGYDVIRGTGAVVRGIVEGSPAAGALQVGDVIVAAGDQPITLSSDLARVTRSMKPGEPLGLLVQRGGEGDAQALSLVLAPRPEEPDKGFLGVSTTTRDLSFQFPFSVQIDSGSVGGPSAGLAFTLGIIDVLTPGSLTAGKRVAVTGTIDPNGFVGPVGGVEQKTVAVRRSGAELFLVPTSEVDLARKYAGDVRVEGVDTLDQALRVLASVGGDVHGLAQGSSSPGR